The following are encoded together in the Chloroherpetonaceae bacterium genome:
- a CDS encoding single-stranded DNA-binding protein produces the protein MARGLNKVMLIGHLGNDPEVRTTRDGTLVANFSVATNEYYKENGELKERTEWHRVVVFGKLAETCRQYLKKGKQVYIEGRLQTRSWEDKETGRKNYITEIVCLDMQMLGPRGDGSSEMSSAEMKEEFPPETTAPLPKSVPPPDVVSTPQVDDLPF, from the coding sequence ATGGCACGGGGACTCAATAAAGTCATGCTGATTGGGCACTTAGGTAACGACCCAGAGGTGCGGACGACAAGAGATGGCACACTAGTAGCGAATTTCAGTGTGGCGACCAATGAATACTACAAAGAAAATGGCGAGCTGAAGGAGCGCACAGAATGGCATCGAGTGGTCGTATTTGGAAAATTAGCAGAGACTTGTCGCCAGTATCTCAAAAAAGGCAAGCAGGTCTACATTGAAGGACGCTTGCAGACGCGCAGCTGGGAAGACAAAGAAACGGGTAGAAAGAATTACATCACGGAAATTGTCTGCTTAGATATGCAGATGTTAGGACCGCGTGGCGATGGCAGCAGTGAAATGTCATCTGCAGAGATGAAAGAAGAGTTTCCACCAGAGACGACCGCGCCACTGCCGAAGTCTGTGCCACCACCTGACGTAGTGAGCACACCACAAGTCGATGATTTACCCTTTTAA
- the rho gene encoding transcription termination factor Rho yields the protein MDITTLQKKKVAELTVIAKEMGISTSGLRKDEIIYKIIEAQAQKIESAPETAATNVITNTGVLQIISDGYGFLRSPNYNYLSSPDDIYVSPSQIKRFNMKTGDTVRGQVRAPKEGERFFALLKIESINGLEPEAIRDRINFDNLTPLYPNQRLRLETTPNEVSMRIMDIFTPIGKGQRGLIVAQPKTGKTTLLQKIANSIAKNHPEVYLIVLLIDERPEEVTDIERNVQAEVISSTFDEEPDRHVQVADMVLEKAKRLVEARRDVVILLDSITRLARAHNTIITHSGKILSGGIDANALHKPKRFFGAARNVEEGGSLTIIATALVDTGSRMDDVIFEEFKGTGNMELVLDRRLADRRIFPAIDILRSGTRKEELLVSQEELSRMWLLRKYLADKTPIEGMEFILEKIESTKSNKEFFKLMNAG from the coding sequence CTGGATATCACGACTTTGCAGAAGAAGAAAGTCGCTGAGCTAACGGTGATTGCAAAGGAAATGGGTATTTCCACAAGCGGGCTGCGCAAAGATGAAATCATCTACAAAATCATTGAAGCGCAAGCCCAAAAGATTGAAAGCGCGCCTGAGACGGCTGCAACTAATGTCATCACCAACACAGGCGTGCTGCAGATTATCTCTGACGGCTACGGCTTTCTGCGCTCTCCAAACTACAACTATCTTTCCTCGCCCGACGACATTTATGTGTCGCCTTCGCAAATCAAGCGATTTAATATGAAAACGGGCGATACGGTGCGTGGGCAGGTGCGGGCCCCCAAAGAAGGGGAGCGATTCTTCGCACTACTGAAAATTGAAAGCATCAACGGCTTAGAGCCAGAAGCGATACGCGACCGCATCAATTTCGATAACCTCACGCCGCTGTATCCAAATCAACGGCTGCGCCTTGAAACCACGCCGAATGAAGTCTCTATGCGCATTATGGACATCTTTACGCCAATTGGCAAGGGGCAACGTGGGCTAATTGTAGCGCAGCCAAAGACAGGCAAAACCACACTGCTGCAAAAAATCGCCAACAGCATCGCCAAAAATCACCCTGAAGTCTATCTCATCGTGCTGCTAATTGATGAGCGCCCTGAAGAGGTTACAGACATTGAACGCAACGTGCAAGCTGAAGTCATCAGCTCTACCTTCGACGAAGAGCCAGATCGGCATGTGCAAGTCGCTGATATGGTGCTCGAGAAAGCCAAGCGTTTGGTAGAAGCACGCCGTGATGTCGTCATCTTGCTGGACTCTATTACACGCCTTGCGCGAGCGCATAACACGATTATCACACATTCTGGCAAAATCCTCTCCGGAGGTATTGATGCCAACGCGTTGCATAAGCCGAAGCGGTTCTTCGGCGCAGCTCGCAATGTGGAAGAGGGAGGGAGCCTGACAATTATCGCCACTGCGCTGGTCGATACGGGTTCGCGTATGGACGATGTGATTTTCGAAGAGTTTAAGGGCACTGGCAATATGGAGTTGGTGCTCGACCGTCGCTTAGCCGACCGACGCATCTTCCCAGCAATTGACATTCTAAGGTCAGGCACACGCAAAGAAGAATTGCTGGTCTCGCAAGAAGAGCTTTCACGAATGTGGCTACTCCGCAAGTATCTTGCAGACAAGACGCCGATTGAGGGAATGGAGTTTATCTTGGAAAAGATTGAGAGCACAAAGAGCAACAAGGAGTTCTTTAAGCTGATGAATGCAGGCTAA
- the rpsT gene encoding 30S ribosomal protein S20, translating to MPQHKSAEKRVRQSKRRNAYNRAHKREAKQLIKAVQRLVAAGAPQAEIEQAYRAAARKLDRIACKGIIHKNKAARHKSALAKLINRHTASVATAAPASQS from the coding sequence ATGCCACAGCATAAATCGGCTGAAAAGCGCGTGCGTCAGTCGAAGCGACGCAATGCTTACAATCGTGCCCACAAAAGGGAAGCCAAGCAGCTGATTAAAGCGGTTCAGAGATTGGTGGCGGCAGGAGCGCCTCAGGCTGAAATCGAGCAAGCCTATCGTGCAGCAGCACGCAAGCTCGACCGTATTGCGTGCAAGGGAATTATTCACAAAAACAAAGCCGCACGCCATAAGTCTGCTTTGGCAAAACTGATTAACCGCCACACTGCATCAGTTGCGACGGCTGCGCCCGCATCACAATCGTAG
- the ruvA gene encoding Holliday junction branch migration protein RuvA: protein MLAYLIGTLVEKSPTEATVEVGDLGFSVQISATTYAQLPDLNQRVKLFVHLFFREETFVLYGFASEEERLIFKLLLGVSGIGPKMAQTILSGIEVPLLREAIIGNNLSALTGIAGVGRKTAERIVLELRDKMLKLDLKATPVAVQTDLQQARNDAYSALLALGFAKPSAEKALRAAIAEKPNAKTDELIRLALRHIQK from the coding sequence ATGCTTGCGTATCTGATTGGCACGCTAGTAGAAAAATCGCCCACTGAGGCAACGGTAGAAGTTGGCGACCTTGGCTTCAGCGTTCAAATTTCTGCAACAACCTATGCACAACTGCCTGACCTCAACCAGCGTGTCAAGCTCTTCGTGCATCTTTTTTTCCGAGAAGAAACATTTGTGCTCTATGGCTTCGCCAGTGAAGAAGAGCGTCTGATCTTCAAGCTACTGTTGGGCGTAAGCGGCATCGGCCCCAAAATGGCACAAACAATCCTTTCTGGGATAGAAGTGCCGCTCCTACGCGAAGCTATCATCGGCAATAACCTTTCGGCTCTAACAGGCATTGCAGGAGTAGGCAGAAAAACTGCTGAACGGATTGTGCTGGAATTACGCGATAAAATGCTCAAATTAGACCTGAAAGCCACGCCAGTTGCAGTTCAAACAGATTTGCAGCAAGCCCGCAACGACGCCTATTCCGCCTTGCTGGCACTGGGCTTTGCAAAACCAAGTGCAGAAAAAGCGTTGCGGGCCGCCATCGCAGAGAAACCCAATGCAAAAACAGATGAGCTGATTCGGCTGGCGCTAAGGCATATTCAAAAGTAG
- a CDS encoding bifunctional folylpolyglutamate synthase/dihydrofolate synthase: MTYQEAIDFLYPLHRFGMKMNLENITALSKFLGQPERQLGTVVHIAGTNGKGSTAAFVASICQEAGLKTALYTSPHVEHLTERIRINGKMIPAERLAEYTAHLRAKIEELGATFFEAMTAMAFRYFADEQVDVSVVEVGMGGRLDATNIVSPSYCLITPIDFDHQEWLGNTIAQIATEKAGIIKKGAKTLVARQHLDAMEVLVATARMCQSPITVAPAVSRLEYAASTLGELGVHLWTPVRNYFGLRTPLWGNYQAENLRLAVLCAESMGIAERPIRNGVRNVLYNTGHRARLEIVSRSPLIILDVAHNPDGMMKTVQALEQHRTAFGHLHIVFGAMRDKDINGMVAALKRIGYKFYLASPANSRAAHVEELAKIFYADTLPFRVFESVEQAFHAAKSEMQGDDALLVTGSFYLSGEVARLLHTERLAASESA, encoded by the coding sequence ATGACCTATCAAGAGGCAATTGACTTTCTCTACCCACTGCACCGCTTTGGAATGAAAATGAACTTGGAGAACATTACTGCACTCTCCAAGTTTTTGGGACAGCCGGAACGGCAACTAGGCACAGTGGTTCACATTGCGGGGACAAACGGCAAGGGGTCAACGGCAGCATTTGTGGCATCAATCTGTCAAGAAGCAGGCCTAAAGACGGCACTTTACACCTCGCCGCATGTGGAGCATCTCACGGAGCGAATCCGTATCAATGGGAAAATGATCCCTGCAGAACGACTGGCGGAATACACTGCTCACCTAAGAGCCAAAATTGAGGAACTCGGCGCCACGTTCTTTGAAGCAATGACAGCGATGGCGTTCAGGTATTTTGCAGATGAGCAAGTCGACGTATCAGTGGTAGAGGTTGGAATGGGTGGTCGGCTTGATGCCACAAACATTGTGTCGCCATCTTACTGCTTGATTACGCCAATTGACTTTGACCATCAAGAATGGTTGGGCAATACGATTGCGCAGATAGCGACGGAGAAAGCGGGCATTATCAAGAAAGGGGCTAAAACGCTGGTAGCACGCCAGCACTTAGATGCAATGGAAGTGCTGGTAGCAACGGCACGAATGTGTCAGTCGCCAATTACCGTAGCGCCAGCCGTCTCACGCCTCGAGTATGCTGCCTCGACACTGGGCGAGTTGGGGGTGCATCTCTGGACACCTGTGCGCAACTACTTCGGACTGCGCACACCGCTTTGGGGAAACTATCAAGCAGAAAACTTGCGACTGGCAGTGCTCTGTGCCGAATCAATGGGAATTGCGGAGCGGCCGATTCGCAACGGTGTGCGAAATGTGCTCTACAACACAGGACACCGCGCACGCTTGGAAATTGTTTCACGCTCACCGTTGATTATCTTAGATGTGGCGCATAACCCCGATGGAATGATGAAAACCGTGCAAGCACTGGAGCAGCATCGCACAGCGTTTGGACACCTGCATATCGTCTTTGGGGCTATGCGTGATAAGGATATTAACGGAATGGTAGCAGCCCTAAAGCGAATTGGCTACAAGTTCTATCTTGCCTCGCCTGCTAATTCCCGTGCTGCTCACGTGGAGGAGCTGGCGAAAATCTTCTACGCCGATACGCTGCCATTTCGAGTCTTCGAGAGCGTGGAGCAAGCATTTCACGCAGCTAAAAGCGAAATGCAAGGCGATGATGCACTGCTGGTAACTGGTTCATTTTATTTGTCGGGAGAAGTAGCGCGTCTCTTGCACACTGAGCGCCTTGCAGCAAGCGAGTCGGCGTAG